The sequence TAGTTCTTGCAGATGGAACTCGTATATCTTATACTAAACTACTTTTAGTAAATGGAGCAAGCAATCGTATGCCTCTAATTGAAGGGATAGATAAGCTGGGAGTATTCGATTTAAGAACATTGGATGGAGCTTTAAGAATTTTAGAGTATTTAGAAGATGTTAAAACAGTTTTGCTTATTGGTGGCGGAGTTCAGAATTTGGAGATTGCTAATGTAATATCTGGATGTGGAAAAAAGGTTATTATTGCAGAATTTGCTTCTCGTTTAATGCCTCGTCAGTTAGATGAATTTGCATCAGATAAGTTAAAGCAGGCAATTGAAGATAAAGGTATTGAAGTAATGTTAGATACTCAAGTACAAGAAATATTTGGTGAAGAAAAGGTGAAAAGATTTACAACACAATCTGGAGTACAAGGGGCTTGTGATATGGTGATTTATTCTACTGGAATTACACCTAATGTTTCGGTTGTTCAAAATACTGATTTAGAAGTGAATAATGGGATAGTAGTAAATAATAGGATGGAGACAAATATAAAAGATATATTTGCTGCAGGAGATGTTTCAGAGTTTAATGGCAGAGTTTATGGGCTATGGGGCACGGCAATGCAGCAAGGCAAAATTGCAGGAGCTAATATATGCAATCAAGATTTGATTTTTGAACCTTCAATACCAGTAACTTCGCTAAGTGCCTTTGGAATATCTGTGTTTTCTATGGGAGATATTGAAGGTGGTGAAGATATAGATTCATTAGTTGAAGTATCAGATGATGAACAGAGATATTATAAGATTTTTATGCAGAATAACCGTATAGTAGGAACTATAGTATTAGGTGATAATAAGAAATTTATGGTGATTAAAGGTCTTATAGAAAGTAAAATAGATGTTGATTTTAACAAGTCAGCTAAATATTCAATAGATGAATTTATTAAAGTTATTGGTAACAAGAAAAGCAGCTAGAAATCGAGCTGCTTTTGCTTTAGTTTAATTTGTATTGCTTAAATTTAACTAAGTAATAAATCACAAGTGTAAGTAACTAATCTATCAATACTCTTTAGGTTATCTTCTTTTGATGAAAATCTGATTCTTAGTGGTAATTCTATATCAGTCATGCCGGTAGATTTAATTATGTCAGAAGTATTTAGTACTTTTAGATTACTTTCATTTAAGTAGTCTTGTATAATTTCTATAGCTTCACCACTCCAGCCATAAGACCCAAATGCTACACCTAGCTTGCCTTCTAAGTTTAGAGTTTTAAGATTTTTTAGTACTTCTTCCATATGTCCAATCATGTCACCATATTTAGTTGAACTTCCAAAGAAGATTGCATCAGATTCATTAATAGCAGTTATTATTTCTTCCATTGGAACTCTATTTACATCCATGACTTCTGAAACTATGTTTTGTTCTTCAAATTTTTCCTTAAGAATAGTTGCAATTTTTTTTGTATTACCTGTCATAGAGGAATATAAAATTAATGATTTCTTACTTAGATCTGTACTCTTACTCATATTATCATAAATATCTATAAAGCTTTTAACATCATCTCTAATAATAAATCCATGAGAAGGAGCTATCATTTTTATATCTAAATCTTTGATTTTTTCAATCATTTCTTGAACATATCTTCTATGAGGATGCATTATTAATTTATAATAAGTAATAAAGTCCTCCTTTATATCTACTTGAGCTAAGTCATTGAAGTACTCATAATTTGCAACATGGGTACTGAAAATATCGCAAGGAAATAAAATTTTATTATCTTCACAGTAAGTTATCATAGTTTCCTCTGTATGAAGATATGGTGTTTGTATAAACTTAAGAATTTTACCTCCTATATCTAGAGTGTCACCATCACTTACAACTAAAAATTCTCTATTGTGAAGTCTATACATTTCCTTAAGTTCATTTACAGCTGGTTTGGTGCATACAATTACAGCATTTTTTGCTTTGGCTGCCAAACTTCCAAGTGCACCAGAATGATCAGGTTCTGTATGATTAATTACAATGTATTTAATTTTATCAAGTTCGATTATATTACTTAAGTTTTGTACAAATTCTCTTCCAAAGCTTATGTCAACAGTATCAATTACTGTAGGTTTTTCACTCATTAATAAATAACTGTTATAAGTAGTTCCTTTAGTTAAAGTCAATCTATGAAAAGGCACATCTCTATCATCTACCTTACCAACCCAAAATATATTTCTACCTAGCATAATATTTTTTTCCATAATATAAAACCTCCATATATTAAATTATTTTATTTAATAGTTTAATTAATTTACTAAGTTGTTGTTTTGCTATGGTTTTATTTTATAATCATTTAATTAATTAAAATATGATTTGAATCAAATGCTAATAAATTAGATTTTTTGTATTTATTGATTGTAAAATTGGAATAACATGATTTAATCTTTTAATGGTTGAAGGAAAAAAACTAGCAGAGTATAATGTATATATCTTATAGTAAATTGCAATATTTTATCTATGTGGAGGTTGCGTGTATGCCTAAAATAGTAGTTTCAAGAACTTCTCAGTATGTTAATAGCATGAGAGAATATGATATTTATATTGATAATGAAAAAGTAGATGTAATTAACGATGGCGAAAAAAAGATAATTGAAGTTTCTGAAGGTAATCATGAAATTTATATAAAAATAGATTGGTGTAAAAGCAAAAAATTGAATATGAATTTAACTGAAGGACAAGATATAAATCTAAAATGTGGAAGTGAAGCAACTGGAATAAAGCAGGTTTTTGCTTTAGTATATTTGTTTTTACCTTATAAATTTGTATATTTAGATTATTTATTAGATGATGAAGAGATTTACAATGATAATAAAGTTTCAAATTATAGTAGAATTAAAGATATGGGAATGAGAGAGTTTGTTTTAAAATGTGGAATCATTAGGTTTGGAATTCCCACAGCTATCATATATTCTATATTAATGGTACTACTTAATTCCAATATAAATTCAATAAGAAGTTTTATAACTAACACAATAATTAATCTATTAGTATTCACATTAGTGGGTGGATCTCTATTTGGATTTACTATGTGGAAATA comes from Clostridium sp. TW13 and encodes:
- a CDS encoding NAD(P)/FAD-dependent oxidoreductase; this translates as MFLLEEKVVIIGGSIAAISAAKAIREISPHNEIIIFGEEKYYPYYRIKISKGLLGNLEEDKLLIQKKQWYKDNNIQVHCDKKVTDVDPKSKEVVLADGTRISYTKLLLVNGASNRMPLIEGIDKLGVFDLRTLDGALRILEYLEDVKTVLLIGGGVQNLEIANVISGCGKKVIIAEFASRLMPRQLDEFASDKLKQAIEDKGIEVMLDTQVQEIFGEEKVKRFTTQSGVQGACDMVIYSTGITPNVSVVQNTDLEVNNGIVVNNRMETNIKDIFAAGDVSEFNGRVYGLWGTAMQQGKIAGANICNQDLIFEPSIPVTSLSAFGISVFSMGDIEGGEDIDSLVEVSDDEQRYYKIFMQNNRIVGTIVLGDNKKFMVIKGLIESKIDVDFNKSAKYSIDEFIKVIGNKKSS
- a CDS encoding FprA family A-type flavoprotein yields the protein MEKNIMLGRNIFWVGKVDDRDVPFHRLTLTKGTTYNSYLLMSEKPTVIDTVDISFGREFVQNLSNIIELDKIKYIVINHTEPDHSGALGSLAAKAKNAVIVCTKPAVNELKEMYRLHNREFLVVSDGDTLDIGGKILKFIQTPYLHTEETMITYCEDNKILFPCDIFSTHVANYEYFNDLAQVDIKEDFITYYKLIMHPHRRYVQEMIEKIKDLDIKMIAPSHGFIIRDDVKSFIDIYDNMSKSTDLSKKSLILYSSMTGNTKKIATILKEKFEEQNIVSEVMDVNRVPMEEIITAINESDAIFFGSSTKYGDMIGHMEEVLKNLKTLNLEGKLGVAFGSYGWSGEAIEIIQDYLNESNLKVLNTSDIIKSTGMTDIELPLRIRFSSKEDNLKSIDRLVTYTCDLLLS